The following are encoded in a window of Nocardioides houyundeii genomic DNA:
- the moeZ gene encoding adenylyltransferase/sulfurtransferase MoeZ: MSFPPLVEPAAELTIDEVRRYSRHLIIPDVGMAGQKRLKNARVLVIGAGGLGSPALLYLAAAGVGTLGIAEFDEVDESNLQRQVIHGQSDVGRPKGESARDSVKEVNPLVEVVLHPERLDNDNVFEVFEGYDLIVDGTDNFATRYMVNDAAYFLKIPYVWGSIYRFDGQASVFAPSMAPDAPCYRCLYPEPPPPGMVPSCAEGGVLGVLCASIGSIQVNEAIKLLTGIGEPLVGKLMIYDALEMEYRKLRVRKDPDCALCGENPTVEGLIDYDTFCGAISDEAAAAAAGSTISVTQLDSMLKEREEGTRDFVLVDVREPGEYEINRIPGSVLIPKGEFLNGNALGQLPSDKQVVLHCKSGVRSAECLAIVQGAGLADAVHVGGGVVAWVNQIDPSQPTY; encoded by the coding sequence GTGTCCTTCCCCCCGCTCGTGGAGCCTGCCGCAGAGCTCACCATCGACGAGGTGCGCCGCTACAGCCGGCACCTGATCATTCCCGACGTCGGGATGGCCGGCCAGAAGCGCCTCAAGAACGCCCGAGTGCTGGTGATCGGTGCGGGCGGTCTGGGCTCTCCGGCCCTGCTGTACCTGGCTGCCGCCGGCGTCGGCACCCTGGGGATCGCCGAGTTCGACGAGGTGGACGAGTCCAACCTGCAGCGCCAGGTCATCCACGGCCAGTCCGACGTCGGACGCCCCAAGGGCGAGTCGGCCCGCGACTCGGTCAAGGAGGTCAACCCCCTGGTGGAGGTGGTGCTGCACCCCGAGCGCCTGGACAACGACAACGTCTTCGAGGTCTTCGAGGGCTATGACCTGATCGTCGACGGCACCGACAACTTCGCCACCCGCTACATGGTCAACGACGCGGCGTACTTCCTCAAGATCCCCTACGTGTGGGGCTCGATCTACCGCTTCGACGGCCAGGCCTCGGTCTTCGCGCCGTCCATGGCTCCCGACGCGCCCTGCTACCGGTGCCTCTACCCCGAGCCGCCGCCGCCGGGCATGGTGCCCTCGTGCGCCGAGGGCGGCGTGCTGGGCGTGCTCTGCGCCTCCATCGGCTCGATCCAGGTCAACGAGGCCATCAAGCTGCTCACCGGGATCGGCGAGCCGCTGGTCGGCAAGCTGATGATCTACGACGCCCTGGAGATGGAGTACCGCAAGCTCCGGGTCCGCAAGGACCCCGACTGCGCCCTGTGCGGGGAGAACCCGACCGTCGAGGGGCTCATCGACTACGACACCTTCTGCGGTGCGATCTCCGACGAGGCCGCCGCCGCCGCCGCCGGCTCCACCATCTCGGTGACCCAGCTGGACTCCATGCTCAAGGAGCGCGAGGAGGGCACTCGTGACTTCGTGCTGGTCGACGTCCGCGAGCCGGGCGAGTACGAGATCAACCGGATCCCCGGGTCGGTGCTGATCCCCAAGGGCGAGTTCCTCAACGGCAACGCGCTGGGCCAGCTGCCCTCGGACAAGCAGGTCGTGCTGCACTGCAAGTCCGGCGTCCGCTCCGCGGAGTGCCTGGCGATCGTGCAGGGCGCCGGCCTGGCCGACGCCGTGCACGTCGGCGGTGGCGTGGTGGCCTGGGTCAACCAGATCGACCCCAGCCAGCCGACGTACTGA
- a CDS encoding TetR/AcrR family transcriptional regulator has translation MPRRERRAQLLDSALEVFVAHGYHSAAMDDIAERAGVSKPVLYQHFPGKLELYLALLDESCESITDKIREALASTSDNKQRVAAAIAAFYAYVANDTGAFRLVFESDLTNEPAVRERVDRVTEDSAASIAIVIQQDTGLPMQACRLLAVSLVGMGQVSARFWLAGNVDSEEGERITQSDAAALVAALAWRGIGGYPKEQ, from the coding sequence ATGCCCCGCCGGGAGCGCCGGGCCCAGCTGCTCGACTCCGCGCTCGAGGTGTTCGTGGCGCACGGCTACCACTCGGCGGCCATGGACGACATCGCCGAGCGTGCCGGCGTCTCCAAGCCCGTCCTCTACCAGCACTTCCCCGGCAAGCTCGAGCTCTACCTGGCGCTGCTGGACGAGTCGTGCGAGTCGATCACCGACAAGATCCGCGAGGCGCTCGCGAGCACCTCGGACAACAAGCAGCGGGTGGCCGCGGCCATCGCCGCGTTCTACGCCTACGTCGCCAATGACACCGGCGCCTTCCGGCTGGTCTTCGAGTCGGACCTGACCAACGAGCCCGCCGTGCGGGAGCGGGTCGACCGGGTCACCGAGGACTCCGCGGCCAGCATCGCCATCGTCATCCAGCAGGACACCGGGCTCCCCATGCAGGCATGCCGGCTGCTGGCCGTCTCCCTGGTGGGGATGGGCCAGGTCAGCGCCCGTTTCTGGCTGGCTGGCAATGTTGACTCCGAAGAGGGCGAGCGGATCACCCAGTCCGACGCCGCCGCGCTGGTCGCCGCCCTGGCCTGGCGAGGCATCGGCGGCTACCCCAAGGAACAGTAA
- a CDS encoding DUF3107 domain-containing protein: MEVKIGIQHAPREIVIEVDLTHDQVESLVEDAVKGGTLSLVDAKGRRALVPGDQIAYVELGGGVAGTVGFR; the protein is encoded by the coding sequence ATGGAGGTCAAGATCGGCATTCAGCACGCACCCCGCGAGATCGTCATCGAGGTGGACCTCACCCACGACCAGGTCGAGAGCCTGGTCGAGGACGCGGTCAAGGGCGGCACCCTGTCACTGGTCGACGCCAAGGGTCGCCGCGCCCTGGTGCCCGGCGACCAGATCGCCTACGTGGAGCTCGGCGGCGGCGTCGCCGGCACCGTCGGCTTCCGGTAG
- a CDS encoding ferritin-like fold-containing protein, with protein MTESQPGASQGAFADPDYREAVVDLLGAIAYGELSAFERLAEDARMAPSLVDKVALSSMAAVEFGHLARLQERVAELGTDPYVAMEPFRRPIDDFHAHTRPSDWYEGLIKAYVGDGLAADFYREIAAYLDPETRDLITDSLADAGHSQFVIDRVRAAIAHDHRLGGRLALWGRRLMGEALTQGQRVAAERDAMSALLAGGVDRPGLDLAAIGRMFTRLTERHAARMAELGLDS; from the coding sequence ATGACTGAATCCCAGCCCGGCGCCTCGCAGGGTGCTTTCGCGGACCCGGACTACCGTGAGGCCGTCGTCGACCTGCTGGGAGCCATCGCGTACGGCGAGCTGTCGGCGTTCGAGCGCCTGGCGGAGGACGCCCGGATGGCCCCGAGCCTGGTGGACAAGGTCGCGCTCTCGTCGATGGCCGCGGTGGAGTTCGGCCACCTGGCGCGGCTGCAGGAACGGGTGGCGGAGCTGGGCACCGACCCGTACGTCGCGATGGAGCCCTTCCGGCGGCCCATCGACGACTTCCACGCCCACACCCGGCCCTCGGACTGGTACGAGGGGTTGATCAAGGCCTACGTGGGGGACGGTCTGGCCGCCGACTTCTACCGCGAGATCGCCGCCTACCTGGACCCCGAGACCCGGGACCTGATCACCGACTCCCTGGCCGACGCCGGGCACTCGCAGTTCGTCATCGACCGGGTGCGGGCGGCGATCGCCCACGACCACCGGCTCGGGGGCCGTCTGGCGCTGTGGGGACGGCGGCTGATGGGAGAGGCGCTCACCCAGGGCCAGCGGGTAGCGGCGGAGCGGGACGCGATGTCGGCGCTGCTGGCGGGGGGAGTGGACCGGCCGGGCCTGGACCTTGCGGCCATCGGGCGCATGTTCACCCGGCTGACGGAGCGTCACGCCGCCCGGATGGCCGAGCTGGGGCTCGACTCCTGA
- a CDS encoding DEAD/DEAH box helicase: MTTTFRDLGVLPGICDALERAGITTPFAIQEMTLSVALMGTDLIGQARTGTGKTLAFGIPVLQRSVSPLDPAYEDMPQGKPQALIVAPTRELALQVSNDLHLASKDVGLRVLTVYGGVGYDTQLEALESGVDIVVGTPGRLIDLANRRALDLSRVHALVLDEADEMLDLGFLPDVERLLSMTPETRQTMLFSATMPAAIVSLARTHMRHPMNIRAESSYDTTMVPATAQFIYQAHDLDKPEIIGRVLQAEDADKIIVFTRTKRQAQRVADDLAERGFAASPLHGDMAQIAREKALTKFRENKIRVLVATDVAARGIDVAGVSHVINYTCPEDDKTYVHRIGRTGRAGATGTAITFVDWADLHRWKMINKALDLPFDSPQETYSTSEHLFHDQGIAPGTKGRIVDPAPVERPARSSRDGGRDGAREERRERAPRNRDRSRSRTRNGAPVAEGADAAPGADKTEASTSAATTSEETAKAPRSRSRNRRRGRSSGEGSGDAVSTESAS, translated from the coding sequence GTGACCACCACCTTCCGCGACCTGGGCGTGCTGCCCGGGATCTGCGACGCGCTCGAGCGCGCCGGCATCACCACCCCCTTCGCCATCCAGGAGATGACCCTCTCGGTCGCCCTGATGGGCACCGACCTCATCGGCCAGGCCCGCACGGGCACCGGCAAGACCCTCGCCTTCGGCATCCCGGTGCTGCAGCGCAGCGTGTCGCCCCTCGACCCCGCCTACGAGGACATGCCCCAGGGCAAGCCGCAGGCCCTGATCGTGGCCCCCACCCGTGAGCTCGCCCTGCAGGTCTCCAACGACCTCCACCTGGCCAGCAAGGACGTCGGCCTGCGGGTGCTGACGGTCTACGGCGGGGTCGGCTACGACACCCAGCTGGAGGCGCTCGAGTCCGGGGTCGACATCGTCGTCGGCACCCCGGGCCGCCTCATCGACCTCGCCAACCGCCGGGCCCTCGACCTCTCCAGGGTGCACGCGCTGGTGCTGGACGAGGCCGACGAGATGCTGGACCTGGGCTTCCTGCCCGACGTGGAGCGGCTGCTGTCGATGACGCCGGAGACCCGCCAGACGATGCTGTTCTCGGCAACCATGCCGGCTGCCATCGTCTCCCTGGCGCGCACCCACATGCGGCACCCGATGAACATCCGCGCCGAGTCCTCCTACGACACCACCATGGTGCCGGCGACCGCGCAGTTCATCTACCAGGCCCACGACCTCGACAAGCCCGAGATCATCGGGCGGGTGCTGCAGGCCGAGGACGCGGACAAGATCATCGTCTTCACCCGCACCAAGCGCCAGGCCCAGCGGGTCGCCGACGACCTCGCCGAGCGTGGCTTCGCAGCCAGCCCGCTGCACGGCGACATGGCCCAGATCGCCCGCGAGAAGGCGCTGACCAAGTTCCGCGAGAACAAGATCCGGGTGCTGGTCGCCACCGACGTGGCCGCCCGCGGGATCGACGTGGCCGGCGTCTCCCACGTCATCAACTACACCTGCCCCGAGGACGACAAGACCTACGTGCACCGGATCGGCCGCACCGGCCGGGCCGGCGCCACGGGCACCGCGATCACCTTCGTCGACTGGGCGGACCTGCACCGCTGGAAGATGATCAACAAGGCGCTCGACCTGCCGTTCGACTCCCCGCAGGAGACCTACTCCACCTCCGAGCATCTGTTCCACGACCAGGGCATCGCCCCGGGCACGAAGGGCCGCATCGTGGACCCCGCGCCCGTGGAGCGTCCGGCGCGGTCGAGCCGCGACGGGGGCCGCGACGGGGCCCGCGAGGAGCGCCGCGAGCGGGCACCCCGCAACCGGGACCGCAGTCGCTCCCGCACCCGGAACGGTGCTCCGGTCGCCGAGGGCGCCGACGCCGCGCCCGGTGCCGACAAGACCGAGGCGTCCACCTCGGCTGCCACCACGTCCGAGGAGACCGCCAAGGCGCCGCGCAGCCGCAGCCGCAACCGGCGTCGGGGACGCTCGAGCGGCGAGGGCTCCGGCGACGCCGTGAGCACCGAGAGCGCTTCCTGA
- a CDS encoding ParA family protein, translating into MTTTLAVANQKGGVAKTTSVASIGAALVELGHRVLLVDLDPQACLTFSLGIDPEDLQVSVHHVLTQRAVAGEVVLQTPDGPDLMPATIELARAEADLLTRTGREHVITSMLQDLAESGADYDWVLLDCPPSLGVLTVAALTAADGVVVPLQCETLSHRGVGQLLDTVHDVRRFTNRTLSVWGVLPTMYDGRTNHARTVLETISATYDLDVIEPPIPKTIKFAEAPAAGRSILATSRTSKGAIAYRQVAANLVARAARNGAPEAAAPESSGS; encoded by the coding sequence ATGACGACGACACTTGCGGTTGCGAACCAGAAGGGCGGCGTGGCCAAGACCACTTCGGTGGCCTCCATCGGCGCCGCGCTCGTCGAGCTGGGCCACCGGGTCCTGCTCGTCGATCTCGACCCCCAGGCGTGTCTCACGTTCTCGCTGGGCATCGACCCCGAGGACCTGCAGGTCTCGGTGCACCACGTCCTGACCCAGCGGGCGGTGGCCGGCGAGGTCGTGCTGCAGACGCCGGACGGCCCCGACCTGATGCCCGCCACGATCGAGCTCGCGCGCGCCGAGGCCGACCTGCTCACCCGCACCGGGCGTGAGCACGTGATCACCTCGATGCTCCAGGACCTGGCGGAGTCGGGGGCGGACTACGACTGGGTGCTGCTGGACTGCCCGCCGTCGTTGGGCGTGCTGACCGTCGCCGCGCTGACCGCGGCAGACGGCGTCGTCGTACCGCTGCAGTGCGAGACGCTCTCGCACCGCGGTGTGGGACAGCTGCTCGACACAGTGCACGACGTACGCCGGTTCACCAACCGCACGCTGTCGGTCTGGGGGGTGCTGCCCACCATGTACGACGGTCGCACCAACCACGCCCGGACGGTGCTGGAGACCATCTCGGCGACCTACGACCTCGACGTGATCGAGCCGCCGATCCCGAAGACGATCAAGTTCGCCGAGGCGCCCGCGGCCGGCCGCTCGATCCTGGCGACGTCACGGACCAGCAAGGGGGCCATCGCCTACCGTCAGGTGGCGGCCAACCTGGTGGCGCGGGCGGCGCGGAACGGCGCCCCCGAAGCAGCAGCCCCCGAGAGCAGCGGCAGCTGA